From the Cryptosporangium aurantiacum genome, one window contains:
- a CDS encoding FAD-binding oxidoreductase — translation MTDLTVAAPLSELTVAGRVLLPGEPGYTELAMPWNVAVPSAPIAVVEAASADDVVAAVRFAGRHGIEVSVQATGHGAPAGPQRPSLLVHTGRLDELVIDPAGSARVGAGVRWAQVLEAAAPHGLAGLAGSAPNVGVVGYLTGGGIGPVVRTFGVASDLVTAFDVVTGDGELRRVTATENPALFWGLRGGKGALGIVTAVEFELVQVAEIFGGCVYFDAADASAIAHSWAMWTEELPEEATSSLAVMRMPPMPGVPEPLAGKVTVALRFAWVGDPEQGERVVAPMLKLGTIVLGGMGVLPYAALGSIHADPVDPMPVHEASGLLSGLPSAAVDQLIALAGPDAECPQVIVELRHLGGAFARPSAHPSAFNHRHAAYTVQTIGIGAPPVVEAVTAHGDALLSALGPWSVEGCLPNFVASHDPAEVARKYDAETLTRLATLAATYDARGVIAAAQPIHAACLLSK, via the coding sequence ATGACCGACCTCACCGTTGCCGCGCCGCTGTCCGAGCTGACCGTGGCCGGACGCGTCCTGCTGCCCGGCGAGCCGGGCTACACCGAGCTGGCGATGCCCTGGAACGTCGCCGTTCCGAGCGCACCGATCGCGGTCGTCGAGGCGGCGTCCGCGGACGACGTCGTCGCCGCGGTCCGGTTCGCCGGGCGCCACGGGATCGAGGTGAGCGTCCAAGCCACCGGCCACGGGGCCCCGGCCGGACCGCAGCGCCCGTCGCTGCTCGTACACACCGGGCGCCTGGACGAGCTGGTCATCGACCCGGCGGGGTCGGCCCGGGTCGGTGCCGGCGTCCGTTGGGCTCAGGTGCTGGAGGCCGCCGCGCCGCACGGGCTCGCGGGGCTGGCCGGTTCCGCGCCGAACGTCGGCGTTGTCGGTTACCTGACCGGCGGCGGGATCGGGCCGGTCGTCCGGACGTTCGGCGTCGCCTCGGACTTGGTCACCGCGTTCGACGTCGTCACCGGCGACGGCGAGCTCCGCCGGGTGACCGCCACCGAGAACCCGGCGCTGTTCTGGGGCCTGCGCGGCGGCAAGGGCGCGCTGGGCATCGTCACCGCGGTCGAGTTCGAGCTGGTCCAGGTCGCGGAGATCTTCGGCGGCTGCGTCTACTTCGACGCCGCGGACGCGTCGGCGATCGCGCACTCGTGGGCGATGTGGACCGAGGAGCTGCCGGAGGAGGCGACCTCGTCGCTGGCCGTGATGCGGATGCCGCCGATGCCGGGTGTGCCCGAGCCGCTGGCCGGGAAGGTCACCGTGGCGCTGCGCTTCGCCTGGGTCGGTGACCCCGAGCAGGGCGAGCGGGTCGTCGCGCCGATGCTGAAGCTCGGCACGATCGTCCTCGGCGGGATGGGCGTGCTGCCGTACGCCGCGCTCGGCTCGATCCACGCCGACCCGGTCGACCCGATGCCGGTGCACGAGGCCAGCGGCCTGCTCAGCGGGCTGCCCTCCGCGGCCGTCGACCAGCTGATCGCGCTGGCCGGTCCGGACGCCGAGTGCCCGCAGGTGATCGTCGAGCTGCGGCACCTCGGCGGCGCGTTCGCCCGCCCGTCCGCCCACCCGAGCGCGTTCAACCACCGGCACGCGGCCTACACCGTGCAGACGATCGGTATCGGCGCGCCGCCGGTCGTCGAGGCGGTGACCGCGCACGGCGACGCGCTGCTGAGCGCGCTGGGACCGTGGTCGGTCGAGGGGTGCCTGCCGAACTTCGTCGCGTCGCACGACCCGGCCGAGGTCGCGCGCAAGTACGACGCGGAGACGCTGACCCGGCTCGCGACGCTGGCCGCGACCTACGACGCTCGCGGGGTCATCGCCGCAGCCCAGCCGATCCACGCCGCTTGCCTGCTGAGCAAGTGA
- a CDS encoding cytochrome ubiquinol oxidase subunit I translates to MDQLDLARWQFGITTVYHYVFVPITIGLSVLVAVLETAYVRTGKEHYKRAAKFWGKLFLINFAIGVATGLVQEFQFGMAWSDYSRYVGDVFGAPLAIEALLAFFLESTFLGLWIFGWDKLPKWAHAACMWIVAIGTMLSAYFILAANSWMQHPVGYRINPDSGRAELTDFVAVLTNSTLLSAFPHVLFACFMTGAALMIGVSAWHLARRRHQDVMRPSFRLASWVMLVAAVGVVISGDMQARIMTEQQPMKMAAAEALYDTVAPASFSIFTIGSLDGSDELFSVRVPRLLSFLATATWDGEVEGINDVQREEEAAYGPGDYRPNVPVAYWTFRLMIGTGLLAAAVAAALLVLTGRPGRWIRGLWPRRLAPPDGETVPRRVWRIGVWAIPLPILANSFGWIFTEMGRQPWVVYGMLRTADGVSPSVSAGTVATSLTVFTLLYAVLGVIEFRLLRSYAMAGPEEPAPEKPVDEDAEDAERQLAFAY, encoded by the coding sequence ATGGACCAGCTCGACCTCGCGCGGTGGCAGTTCGGCATCACCACCGTTTACCACTACGTGTTCGTGCCGATCACGATCGGCCTCTCGGTGCTGGTCGCGGTCCTGGAAACCGCGTACGTGCGGACCGGCAAGGAGCACTACAAGCGCGCCGCCAAGTTCTGGGGCAAGCTCTTCCTGATCAACTTCGCGATCGGCGTCGCCACCGGGCTGGTCCAGGAGTTCCAGTTCGGCATGGCCTGGAGCGACTACTCGCGCTACGTGGGCGACGTGTTCGGCGCGCCGCTGGCGATCGAGGCGCTGCTCGCGTTCTTCCTCGAGTCGACGTTCCTCGGGTTGTGGATCTTCGGCTGGGACAAGCTCCCGAAGTGGGCGCACGCCGCGTGCATGTGGATCGTCGCGATCGGCACGATGCTCTCCGCGTACTTCATCCTGGCCGCCAACTCGTGGATGCAGCACCCGGTCGGGTACCGGATCAACCCGGACAGCGGCCGCGCGGAGCTGACCGACTTCGTCGCCGTGCTCACGAACTCGACGCTGCTCTCGGCGTTCCCGCACGTGCTGTTCGCCTGCTTCATGACCGGCGCGGCGCTGATGATCGGGGTGTCCGCCTGGCACCTGGCCCGGCGTCGGCACCAGGACGTCATGCGCCCGTCGTTCCGGCTCGCGTCCTGGGTGATGCTGGTGGCCGCGGTGGGCGTCGTGATCAGCGGTGACATGCAGGCCCGGATCATGACCGAGCAGCAGCCGATGAAGATGGCCGCGGCCGAAGCGCTCTACGACACGGTCGCTCCGGCGTCGTTCTCGATCTTCACGATCGGTTCGCTCGACGGTTCCGACGAGCTGTTCAGCGTCCGCGTCCCGCGTCTGCTCTCGTTCCTCGCGACCGCGACCTGGGACGGCGAGGTCGAGGGCATCAACGACGTCCAGCGCGAGGAGGAAGCGGCGTACGGCCCGGGCGACTACCGGCCGAACGTCCCGGTGGCGTACTGGACGTTCCGACTGATGATCGGCACCGGCCTACTCGCAGCGGCCGTGGCCGCGGCACTGCTCGTGCTCACCGGCCGCCCCGGACGGTGGATCCGCGGGCTGTGGCCGCGCCGGCTCGCACCACCGGACGGCGAGACCGTGCCGCGCAGGGTGTGGCGGATCGGGGTGTGGGCGATCCCGCTGCCGATCCTGGCCAACTCGTTCGGCTGGATCTTCACCGAGATGGGCCGCCAGCCGTGGGTGGTCTACGGCATGTTGCGCACCGCCGACGGTGTCTCACCGAGCGTCTCGGCGGGCACCGTGGCGACCTCGCTCACGGTCTTCACGCTCCTCTACGCGGTGCTCGGCGTCATCGAGTTCCGGCTGCTGCGGTCGTACGCGATGGCCGGGCCCGAGGAACCCGCCCCGGAGAAGCCCGTCGACGAGGACGCCGAGGACGCCGAGCGGCAGCTCGCGTTCGCGTACTGA
- a CDS encoding ABC transporter ATP-binding protein: MRPHQHPGRIVVNNLTKRFGAIRAVDNLSFTVEPGTVTGFLGPNGAGKTTTLRMLLGLVAPTHGSATIGGHRYADLPRPVEVVGAALEASGFHKRRTGLAHLRVLCAAAGLPARRADQALELVGMGPAAGRRVGGYSLGMRQRLALAQALLGDPGVLILDEPANGLDPAGISWLRELLRSLAAAGKTVLVSSHLLSEVEQTVDDVVIIAAGRSVRQGRVAELKAEAHSGVRVRTPHADRLVRALPGVPVRAAGEPGLLMIERVAAADIGRVALAAGVELHELTPVQSDLQDLFLALTNHTAGIR, translated from the coding sequence TTGCGCCCTCACCAGCACCCCGGCCGGATCGTGGTCAACAACTTGACCAAACGCTTCGGCGCGATCCGCGCGGTCGACAACCTCTCGTTCACGGTCGAGCCCGGCACCGTCACCGGCTTCCTCGGCCCGAACGGCGCGGGCAAGACGACCACGCTGCGGATGCTGCTGGGCCTGGTCGCCCCGACGCACGGCTCCGCCACGATCGGCGGTCACCGCTACGCCGACCTCCCCCGGCCGGTGGAGGTCGTCGGCGCGGCGCTGGAGGCGTCCGGCTTCCACAAGCGCCGCACCGGGCTCGCGCACCTCCGCGTCCTCTGCGCGGCCGCCGGCCTGCCCGCGCGGCGCGCGGACCAGGCGCTGGAGCTGGTGGGGATGGGACCGGCCGCCGGCCGCCGGGTCGGCGGTTACTCGCTCGGCATGCGCCAGCGGCTCGCGCTCGCGCAGGCGCTGCTCGGCGATCCCGGCGTGCTGATCCTGGACGAGCCTGCCAACGGCCTCGACCCGGCCGGGATCAGCTGGTTGCGCGAGCTGCTCCGCTCGCTGGCCGCCGCGGGCAAGACCGTCCTCGTCTCGTCCCACTTGCTCAGCGAGGTCGAACAGACGGTGGACGACGTCGTCATCATCGCGGCGGGCCGGAGCGTCCGGCAGGGACGCGTCGCCGAACTCAAGGCGGAGGCGCACTCCGGCGTCCGGGTCCGCACACCGCACGCCGACCGGCTCGTCCGAGCCCTGCCCGGGGTGCCGGTACGGGCGGCGGGTGAGCCCGGCCTCCTGATGATCGAGCGGGTAGCGGCCGCGGACATCGGCCGGGTGGCGCTGGCCGCCGGGGTGGAGCTGCACGAGCTGACACCGGTCCAGTCCGACCTGCAGGACCTGTTCCTCGCGCTGACCAACCACACCGCGGGGATCCGTTGA
- a CDS encoding DUF3052 domain-containing protein, whose translation MSSDAGYSGTPLPRKLGVKSGHSVLLDNAPADFALAPLPDDVEVDRTPVSDQPYDVVLLFCPDEATLRERWPTVHQRTTAAGALWVAWPKRAAKIPTDLDENVVRDYGLANGRVDTKVCAVDGTWSGLKFVIRLADR comes from the coding sequence GTGAGTTCCGACGCCGGTTACAGCGGCACGCCGCTGCCACGCAAGCTCGGCGTGAAGTCCGGCCACTCGGTGCTGCTCGACAACGCGCCTGCCGACTTCGCGCTGGCTCCGCTGCCCGACGACGTCGAGGTGGATCGCACCCCGGTCTCGGACCAGCCCTACGACGTCGTCCTGCTGTTCTGCCCGGACGAGGCGACGCTGCGCGAGCGGTGGCCAACCGTCCACCAGCGCACCACCGCCGCCGGGGCGCTCTGGGTCGCCTGGCCGAAGCGGGCCGCCAAGATCCCCACCGACCTCGACGAGAACGTCGTCCGGGACTACGGCCTGGCCAACGGCCGGGTGGACACCAAGGTCTGCGCGGTCGACGGCACCTGGTCCGGCCTGAAGTTCGTGATCCGCCTCGCCGATCGGTAG
- a CDS encoding MarR family winged helix-turn-helix transcriptional regulator, which produces MTAPTCGATAGPGDEAAEESVTTRLPVALARLSRALRRTEPSELGPGSVAALATVRREGPIRPGDLALREGVTPSTMTRIVALLENNQFLARENDPADRRAYLVRITEAGETFLTRLAGIRSKALQAQLDQLSPEERAAIEAALPVLETLAANLSR; this is translated from the coding sequence ATGACCGCCCCGACGTGCGGTGCCACGGCCGGCCCCGGCGACGAGGCCGCGGAGGAGAGCGTCACCACACGGCTGCCGGTCGCGCTCGCCCGGCTGTCGCGCGCGCTGCGCCGCACCGAGCCGAGCGAGCTCGGCCCCGGGTCGGTCGCCGCGCTGGCCACCGTCCGGCGGGAAGGCCCGATCCGCCCCGGTGACCTGGCGCTGCGCGAGGGCGTGACCCCGTCGACGATGACCCGGATCGTCGCGCTGCTGGAGAACAATCAGTTCCTGGCCAGGGAGAACGACCCGGCCGACCGGCGCGCGTACCTGGTGCGCATCACCGAGGCCGGTGAAACCTTCCTGACCCGCCTGGCCGGCATCCGCTCGAAGGCCCTGCAGGCGCAGCTGGACCAGCTCTCTCCGGAGGAGCGCGCCGCGATCGAAGCAGCACTCCCGGTGCTCGAAACGCTGGCCGCGAACCTCTCCCGCTGA
- a CDS encoding BTAD domain-containing putative transcriptional regulator, which yields MEYRVLGPLEVLRDGRPLDLGAPKQRTVLALLLLDAGRVVSVDRLLDAVWGDDHPPSATASLQAYVSNLRRILRDGDSVTSPIVRRMPGYLLDVRPEQLDLTHFRADADRAQAAVRDGRWADAVVAAEGALARWRGPLLSEVEDEEWVRLVATGLDERRTECVEDLVTALLGAGRATYALDLARQLHDAQPLRERACWLHVLALHRTGRTSDALEVYRAHVRILNTELGLEPGPTLRDLQSAILRQDAALLAWPAPTAPPPSAVEQQAAPPTAPTTTETLVGRHRELAEIDALLADLRAGTGRWALITGPAGIGKTRLAEEAVARWGGTVTRASCPEDDGVPPWWPIRQLIRGLGADPDVVLAAPADIDADAARYAVYERVHGLLAEATGRAPVLAFVDDVQWADASSLRFLTYLAAVPDPLLLAVILTMRDPSGPPCGDMPRLLTGIARRTGTRQLPVPPLLADEVAELVSTVSGEAVAVQEARDLTDRTGGNPFFVSEYARLPREDRAAGELPLAVRSVLGRRLGGLDPAVVEVLRAAAVLGDPLDLDLLRTVTRLDADDLADRLDEAADERIIVPAPGSGSYAFAHGLLRDEVLTGMSPVRLQRLHARAAEALGPGGPTERLVRRAAHLTAAVPMVDATEAYEACRTAATDAEHHWHSDSAAQWWGAASEVFDLLPPDRRSDAARDELLIARVNALAKAGRGQTVLDVVDAALLDAVRAGRTRSAGRLASTLLRTAGSWPWATYGADPGPLLARLAGVERRLVNDPVAHAQVLAALAVGSYYDPDSSVPDLLSARALELAEQTGDPDALADALLGRALTFSAIAGRAAESEAVLQRLAELPHEQAPVDDVLRHGMLWLAEFMMGNLDAAEEHHRLGAEGCDLLRLPVSRVQFRWAEGTLAHWRGDLDAAQAIYDHAYQLHRQTELYIGGAQYLAMLSLRWEEGRLDAALPPDEWAEDQEANPDVLDFTRAAQAAADGRVNDLDGLIGSALAHTALTTWTTHGKLTLLAHLTVDAGLTRHVPALLAALEPLAGQIANIGVIGVLSPVDLALARLHALAGDHDAAHRSLDAARALAERTGGQPTLLRCRLLAAQLAEAPDPAELRALAEEAEKAGLLGVAAEAIAYGRANGARVPRPGR from the coding sequence GTGGAGTACCGCGTCCTGGGTCCGTTGGAAGTGCTGCGCGACGGCAGGCCGTTGGATCTGGGCGCCCCCAAGCAACGCACGGTGCTGGCGCTCCTGCTGCTCGACGCCGGGCGCGTCGTGTCGGTCGACCGGCTGCTCGACGCGGTCTGGGGCGACGACCACCCGCCCAGCGCGACGGCGAGCCTGCAGGCGTACGTCTCGAACCTCCGCCGGATCCTGCGGGACGGTGACTCGGTCACCTCCCCGATCGTCCGCCGGATGCCCGGTTACCTGCTGGACGTCCGGCCGGAGCAGCTGGACCTGACGCACTTCCGGGCCGACGCCGACCGGGCGCAGGCCGCCGTGCGGGACGGGCGGTGGGCGGACGCCGTCGTGGCTGCGGAGGGGGCCCTGGCACGGTGGCGCGGTCCGCTGCTGTCCGAGGTGGAGGACGAGGAGTGGGTGCGGCTCGTCGCCACCGGCCTGGACGAGCGGCGCACCGAGTGCGTCGAGGACCTGGTCACCGCTCTGCTCGGTGCCGGGCGGGCCACCTACGCGCTCGACCTGGCCCGGCAACTGCACGACGCCCAGCCGCTGCGTGAGCGGGCCTGCTGGCTCCACGTCCTGGCGCTGCACCGCACCGGACGAACCAGCGACGCCCTGGAGGTCTACCGGGCGCACGTCCGCATCCTGAACACCGAACTGGGGCTGGAGCCCGGCCCCACCCTCCGCGACCTGCAGAGCGCGATCCTGCGGCAGGACGCCGCGCTGCTCGCCTGGCCGGCCCCGACCGCGCCTCCGCCGTCGGCCGTGGAACAGCAGGCCGCGCCGCCGACCGCTCCGACGACCACCGAGACGCTGGTCGGCCGCCACCGCGAACTCGCGGAGATCGACGCGCTCCTCGCCGACCTGCGGGCGGGCACCGGCCGCTGGGCGCTGATCACCGGCCCGGCGGGCATCGGGAAGACCCGGCTCGCCGAGGAGGCGGTGGCGCGCTGGGGTGGCACGGTGACCAGGGCGAGCTGCCCGGAGGACGACGGTGTGCCGCCCTGGTGGCCGATCCGTCAGCTGATCCGCGGGCTCGGTGCCGACCCGGACGTCGTCCTGGCCGCGCCCGCCGACATCGACGCCGACGCAGCCCGCTACGCGGTCTACGAGCGGGTGCACGGCCTGCTGGCCGAGGCCACCGGCAGGGCGCCGGTACTCGCGTTCGTCGACGACGTCCAATGGGCGGACGCCTCGTCGCTGCGGTTCCTGACTTACCTGGCCGCCGTTCCGGACCCGCTGCTGCTGGCCGTCATCCTCACGATGCGCGATCCGTCCGGACCGCCGTGCGGCGACATGCCGCGGCTGCTCACCGGCATCGCGCGGCGGACCGGCACCCGTCAGCTCCCGGTGCCGCCGCTGCTCGCGGACGAGGTCGCCGAGCTGGTCAGCACGGTGAGCGGCGAAGCCGTCGCGGTCCAGGAAGCCCGGGACCTCACCGACCGCACCGGCGGCAACCCGTTCTTCGTCAGCGAGTACGCGCGGTTGCCCCGCGAGGACCGGGCGGCGGGCGAGCTGCCGCTGGCCGTGCGGTCGGTGCTCGGACGGCGACTCGGCGGCCTGGACCCGGCCGTCGTCGAGGTGCTCCGGGCCGCGGCCGTGCTCGGCGATCCGCTCGACCTCGACCTGCTCCGGACCGTGACCCGGCTGGACGCCGACGACCTCGCCGACCGCCTCGACGAGGCCGCCGACGAACGCATCATCGTTCCGGCACCGGGCAGCGGCAGCTACGCGTTCGCGCACGGCCTGCTGCGGGACGAGGTGCTCACCGGCATGTCGCCGGTGCGGTTGCAGCGCCTGCACGCCAGGGCGGCCGAGGCGCTGGGGCCCGGCGGCCCGACCGAGCGGCTCGTCCGCCGGGCCGCGCACCTGACCGCCGCCGTCCCGATGGTCGACGCGACCGAGGCGTACGAGGCCTGCCGGACCGCCGCGACGGACGCGGAGCACCACTGGCACTCCGACTCGGCGGCCCAATGGTGGGGTGCGGCGTCGGAGGTTTTTGACCTCCTCCCGCCCGACCGCCGCTCCGACGCCGCCCGCGACGAGCTGCTGATCGCCCGGGTGAACGCGCTGGCCAAGGCCGGTCGCGGCCAGACCGTGCTGGACGTCGTCGACGCCGCGTTGCTGGACGCGGTCCGGGCAGGCCGCACGCGCTCGGCCGGACGGCTGGCGAGCACGCTGCTGCGCACGGCCGGTTCCTGGCCGTGGGCGACGTACGGCGCCGACCCCGGGCCGCTGCTCGCGCGTCTGGCCGGTGTGGAGCGCCGGCTGGTGAACGATCCGGTTGCGCACGCACAGGTGCTGGCCGCGCTCGCGGTCGGCAGTTACTACGACCCCGACTCGTCCGTGCCCGACCTGCTCAGCGCGAGGGCGCTGGAGCTCGCCGAGCAGACCGGCGACCCGGACGCGCTGGCCGACGCGCTGCTGGGCCGCGCGCTGACGTTCTCGGCGATCGCCGGCCGCGCGGCCGAATCCGAGGCGGTGCTGCAGCGGTTGGCCGAGCTGCCCCACGAACAAGCACCGGTGGACGACGTCCTGCGGCACGGCATGCTCTGGCTGGCCGAGTTCATGATGGGCAACCTGGACGCCGCCGAGGAGCACCACCGGCTCGGCGCGGAGGGCTGTGACCTGCTGCGGCTGCCGGTCAGCCGGGTCCAGTTCCGGTGGGCCGAGGGGACGCTCGCGCACTGGCGGGGCGACCTGGATGCCGCCCAGGCGATCTACGACCACGCCTATCAGCTGCACCGGCAGACCGAGCTGTACATCGGTGGCGCCCAGTACCTGGCGATGCTGTCGCTGCGCTGGGAGGAGGGGCGGCTGGACGCGGCGTTGCCGCCGGACGAGTGGGCCGAGGACCAGGAGGCGAATCCGGACGTCCTCGACTTCACCCGGGCGGCGCAGGCGGCCGCCGACGGCCGGGTGAACGACCTGGACGGGCTGATCGGGTCCGCGCTCGCCCACACCGCGCTCACCACCTGGACGACGCACGGCAAGCTGACGCTGCTCGCGCACCTCACGGTGGACGCCGGGCTCACCCGGCACGTCCCGGCGCTGCTCGCGGCGCTGGAGCCGCTGGCCGGGCAGATCGCGAACATCGGTGTCATCGGGGTGCTCAGCCCGGTCGACCTGGCGCTGGCCCGGCTGCACGCGCTGGCGGGCGACCACGACGCCGCCCACCGGTCGCTGGACGCCGCCCGCGCGCTGGCCGAACGCACCGGCGGTCAGCCCACCCTGCTCCGCTGCCGCCTGCTCGCAGCGCAGCTGGCCGAGGCCCCCGATCCGGCCGAACTCCGCGCCCTCGCCGAAGAAGCCGAAAAGGCCGGCCTCCTGGGCGTCGCGGCCGAAGCTATCGCTTACGGCCGAGCCAACGGAGCCAGAGTTCCGCGACCGGGACGTTGA
- a CDS encoding ABC transporter permease, protein MNTVRSELLKIRSLAVGWATAFGVLLVTLLALLFWYLLLQAQDVAADDMADVKQSVFTAGQYFGLLLTMIFGVTIVTSEYTHQTITSTFLATPRRSRVVLAKITAGLFFALSFFAISTVLAVGGGTAMLLSLGVPAGTELGTALGAVALNALAYVIWMIFGVGLGTMIRNQVVAVVAAIVLYLGELGSGFVFPQLAAAFEQDWIRSLQYYLPGGASRAMTSVIPLEDMPAWWIAALVLLVYGVLTTAYGTLITAARDVS, encoded by the coding sequence ATGAACACAGTGCGTTCCGAGCTGCTGAAGATCCGGTCGCTGGCGGTCGGCTGGGCCACCGCGTTCGGCGTGCTGCTGGTGACGCTGCTCGCGCTGCTGTTCTGGTACCTGCTCCTGCAGGCCCAGGACGTGGCCGCGGACGACATGGCGGACGTGAAGCAGAGCGTGTTCACCGCAGGCCAGTACTTCGGGCTGCTGCTCACGATGATCTTCGGCGTCACGATCGTCACCAGCGAATACACCCATCAGACGATCACCTCGACGTTCCTCGCCACGCCCCGCCGCAGCCGGGTCGTGCTGGCGAAGATCACCGCCGGGCTATTTTTTGCACTCTCTTTCTTCGCGATCAGCACCGTGCTGGCGGTCGGCGGCGGAACCGCGATGCTGCTCTCGCTCGGCGTCCCGGCCGGAACCGAACTGGGCACCGCACTCGGCGCGGTGGCCCTCAACGCGCTGGCCTACGTGATCTGGATGATCTTCGGCGTCGGCCTCGGGACGATGATCCGCAACCAGGTCGTCGCCGTGGTCGCCGCGATCGTCCTGTACCTCGGCGAGCTCGGCTCCGGGTTCGTGTTCCCGCAGCTCGCGGCCGCTTTCGAGCAGGACTGGATCCGCAGCCTTCAGTACTACCTCCCGGGCGGCGCGTCCCGCGCGATGACGTCGGTGATCCCGCTGGAGGATATGCCCGCCTGGTGGATCGCCGCGCTCGTCCTGCTCGTCTACGGCGTCCTCACCACCGCCTACGGAACGCTGATCACGGCGGCGCGCGACGTCAGCTGA
- the cydB gene encoding cytochrome d ubiquinol oxidase subunit II, whose translation MELTTVWFVVLAFLWTGYFFLEGFDFGVGALLPVLGRNDTERRVLINTIGPVWDGNEVWVVAAVGATFAAFPEWYATLLSAFYLPMLLILIALIVRALAFEYRGKRVDPAWQRRWDRCIVFGSVVPAFVWGFVFGNLLAGLPIDADNEFAGSVADLFTLAGLVGGLTTLTLSVLHGAVFLALKTTGDVRTRARTLAGRVLLGALVVTAVALVASDPEPITWATGAAALVALLAAGAANARGREGWAFLGTGAAIVLVSATLFVRLFPDVAPSSLADAYGLTTTNAAATPYTLSIMSWAALAFTPLVLLYQAWTYWVFRKRIGVNDLPPSAGAALASAAK comes from the coding sequence ATGGAGCTCACTACCGTCTGGTTCGTCGTCCTCGCGTTCCTCTGGACCGGCTACTTCTTCCTCGAAGGGTTCGACTTCGGCGTCGGCGCGCTGCTGCCCGTGCTCGGCCGCAACGACACCGAGCGACGGGTGCTGATCAACACGATCGGCCCGGTCTGGGACGGCAACGAGGTCTGGGTCGTGGCCGCCGTCGGCGCCACGTTCGCGGCGTTCCCGGAGTGGTACGCCACCCTGCTCAGCGCGTTCTACCTGCCGATGCTGCTGATCCTGATCGCGCTGATCGTGCGGGCGCTCGCGTTCGAGTACCGCGGCAAGCGGGTCGATCCGGCCTGGCAGCGGCGCTGGGACCGCTGCATCGTGTTCGGTTCGGTCGTCCCGGCGTTCGTCTGGGGCTTCGTCTTCGGGAACCTGCTGGCCGGCCTTCCGATCGACGCCGACAACGAGTTCGCCGGGTCGGTGGCCGACCTGTTCACGCTCGCCGGTCTGGTCGGTGGCCTCACCACGCTGACGCTGTCGGTGCTGCACGGCGCGGTGTTCCTCGCGCTCAAGACCACCGGCGACGTGCGGACGCGGGCCCGGACGCTGGCAGGACGCGTGCTGCTCGGGGCGCTGGTGGTCACCGCGGTCGCACTTGTCGCCAGCGATCCGGAGCCGATCACCTGGGCCACCGGCGCCGCCGCGCTCGTCGCGCTGCTGGCCGCCGGGGCGGCGAACGCCCGGGGCCGCGAAGGCTGGGCGTTTCTCGGCACCGGCGCGGCGATCGTGCTCGTCTCCGCGACGCTGTTCGTCCGGCTGTTCCCGGACGTCGCACCGTCCAGCCTGGCCGACGCCTACGGCCTGACCACGACGAACGCGGCCGCGACGCCGTACACGCTGTCGATCATGTCGTGGGCGGCGCTGGCGTTCACGCCGCTGGTCCTGCTGTACCAGGCCTGGACGTACTGGGTGTTCCGCAAGCGCATCGGGGTCAACGACCTCCCGCCGTCGGCGGGCGCGGCGCTGGCCTCCGCAGCGAAATGA